The Eremothecium cymbalariae DBVPG#7215 chromosome 1, complete sequence DNA segment TGAAGCTTTGTGAACTGCTGGCAAATTTCTACTTATGATCTGATGTTTGTTTATATAAACATATTAGTGGTGAAACACAACTATCACCAAAATATTCAGGAACCTAGAATCGCAAAAAAGCCCAAACCGTCAAGAACGATGACGCATAACCGATGGTTGAAACAATCATGAAAGGACTATTTAAAAGTTGCATGGGATCTGCGAGGACTAATGTAATGTACTGTGTGCGCGAGATATGACTGGAGAGGGGCCAATTTTAGGGGAATGTTGAGTGGAACTGCAATAAAATTAAGTGCTatacttttcatttaaAGGTACACACAGGAACataaagtatatatatgtatgtatatatatattttatgaTGTGCACTATGGGTATCatttaagaaaaaaagggATGGAGTGGGCGCATTTTATGTATCTGCGTCAACGTATTTATCATTTAAATCATCTTCAGAAGTTTCGTCGGTAGATGGAGTGCTGCCTGTCCTGAGGGTGTGGATGGCGGAGGGGGTGGTGATGGGGATGTCGTTGTTAGGTGATACAGACTTGAAGTTCGGTGTAGATTCGTGATTCTCGGTGCTACGCACGGCTTCCATTACCTCGTTGCTAGTATTGTTTCCACCTGATTCTTCAATGAGTTTTTTATTGCGACGCTGTCTGACTTTTTCCTTGTGTTCGTCAAGGAGGGATTTTCTGTCCTCAGTGTGGTCGTCGCTGCTTCTCAACTCTTGCAATAGGTTTCTTGCTCTATGGGTGACAGCGTCTTCATCGAGAATCTTTTTGGACGGAGACTCAGATGAGTGGGACAATGCTGAAGAAACACTGCCTTTTTCGGCGCTTATTGGGGCAGATGGAAGATCATGGTCTGGGTTCAAACCCTCGACATCGGCAGTAGCTCCTACTGTTGATGTTGGTGATCCAAGGATTGCTGGGTTACTATCTGACTGATCATCCAATCCATCGGATTGGATGTTAGCCAATTCTTCGACATCCAATCCATCAAGGATAATGGAGCCGGACTTTTTACCATCCATTAGCTTCTTTCTTGCCAGTGCGCGTTTCCTGGCGGAAGATGGATCAGCCTTGGAGGGCCCtgcatttttcaacttttccaGCAACCTGTCCATTACGTCCCGGTCATCGCCGGATGCAGATATAGACGAAGTTGAGAGACTACTACCTCTCCTGGAAAATGATGTATCTATCTGAATATTCTTTCTAGCTCTCTTTTGCTGTTCTTCGATCATTATTTTACGGCGCTCATAAGCCctttcttcctcttccatTTTCTTATTGAACTCTTGTGCTCGCTTATATTCTAAAATGAAGTCCGCAAACTTTTGGAAGAAAGAGTTCTTTGCAAACTTGTCATCGGAGTCCTCCCCAAACAACCGCATTAGGCTTTCAAATTCCATTAGAGAAAGTTGAACTTCGTCAGCTAACAAGTTTGCCCTCTTTCTAGCTTCTGGTAGTACGGGCAACACTTTGGCTAATACCCTGTCATTCGGATGGAATTTGGAAGAGTCACTTAAGTTACCAATTTCAAGGGATCTTTCAACATTTGTTACGGTAGAGCAAAATTCACCACAGTCGTTGGCTAACTGTTCGATAGAAATCTTGACAACTTGGAGAACTGGTTCTAATTCTTGCAAGAAAACATCAAAGCCTGGATAATTAGTTCGAACAATTTTTTCCACATAGTTTAAGAAGGTCATGCTGTTCTTCTCATCCTTAATAAAAGTCAAACGTTGCAATGTACTCAACTTGAAGCCTTGAGCTTGTTTCGATGAATCATTCATATAGTTACCAACAGCAAGAATCACATCAAAGACATTACGCAAATTTTCTGATTTTTGTATCGCACCAACAGCTTTATCTAGACTCCTTAATTTAATGATCAGATCGTTGTAGTCTTTTTCATAAGTCGTAATCAATTTTAATGCACGCATACGTGAATTCCAATAACTTTGTAAGTTGACTATCAAGTCTAAATATAATTGGTCTGCACGTTGCAATTCGTTTGGATCTTTTTCTGGTTGCTTAGCCTCTTCCACCGAAGAAACCCCTTCCCAGTCGGTGGTGTAAGGAGCAAAGCATCTCGCCATGTTTATTGAAACTTCCACAATTTCATGTTTTGATAAAAATTCAATCGCACTTTGAGTGTTCAAGAAATCTTTGTCACattttaaaatctttgtCACAATCTGATCAACAGTTAGCGAAGAATACATATGTAAATTAATTCCGAATTGCTGTGAAATATCTCTCGATAAGAATGTGACTTTATTCTCATCTTTTTTCCTGCTAATCAATGACTTTATTTCTCTTGCTGCAAATGCCTTCTCAAGTTCTGTTAAGACGCCCCTTTCATATAAGTCGTCAGCAAACTTCTCTGCTCTTGCATTCTCCCAAATAGAGTTATCTAGATCGTCAATTTTTTCCCAGTGTAATTGTTTTAATCTCTTCTTCGGGCGCGGATATTTCTCAAACAGTGATGGAGATTGGGGCAGCAATGGAGAAGGTGATGATCCCTTATACTTTTTAGTTCTTCCTAATTgaggtggtggtggaggTGGTGGAGGTGGTGGCCCTCCTGGTGCTGCTCCAGGCTTTGTTTCAGCCGATATGTTACGAAATACTGGAGGCTGTGGAGGAGCCAGTGGTATGGATTCATTTTCATGATCGTCATCTTGTACAGTCGGTGTAGGAGGCAGCGAAGTATTCCCAAACAAGTTAGCCGGCAaagctggagctggaggTAACGGTGCTGTTGAAAGGGAGATGCCCTCGcgattattattattattatcattattattattattattattattattattattattattattaacaaacATTGGTGGCAGCGGAGGAGGTAGAGGAGCTTTAGATACACCCTTTGAAACATTCTTGGATTTGGAATTTCTCTTTGAAGGACTCATAGGAGAAATGGAATCTTCACCGTTTTCTATCCAGGGAGTTTGACCATCATTAGCTGTATCGACTGCCATACCAGTGTTCGTTCCTTTTGAAAAGATGCCAATTCCAACAGCATCTTCAGATTTTGCGCTCTGTGGGGTTGAAGAACTAGTGGCAGTATTTTGAAGAGAGTCCGGACTTTGAGCAACATGAACCGGAGTCATCTTTTGAGAtacttcatcaacaaagCTAGAAGATTTTGGCGTGCtgtttttcttcatccGGTTTACGAATGACTTTCTGTGATAACCACTATTGCGTTGGCTAGAATCACCAGCACGAAATGCGGAAGAGCTACTGAGACGTTTAGCACCATCTTCTGCAGGTTGAAGATTAGTACCCGTGCCATATTTCTGAGAcaaactttccaaaaagCTAGTATTTGACGTTGTTAATATAGAATCACTCCTTTCCATTGCTACACTGCCACTGGGGGAAACACCATGCTCACCGACAACACTATCCTCGTTGTTCTTATTACTATCTTCAGCAGTTTCAGCGGAAAGTTCATCTTCGGCATCAGTGGAAAATGAGGATGAAGCAAATGTTGAGAGGGATGCCTTTTTGAAGTAAGAAGATGGTGAACCCTCAACTACAGTAGATGGCAAAGATGTATTATCAATGTTAAAGTCATCTGTGGATATAGATGTAGAAATATCAGCACCACTATTGGCAGTGGTTGGATCAACCTGGCACTTTAGTCTGTTTAATTCCTCCAAAATCTTTGTCATTTCCTCGATCTTTGCATCTAAGCGAGCGGGGTCCAAGACACATGAATCTAACGAATTGGGAGCAGTAGAATTAGAGGCTTCACCGACACTagcatcaccatcaccTTCACGGTCGGTTTCTATGAGCAGCTCAGATTCCATATTAAAATCGATTCCAAAGCTCCTGTATTTTTCCTCTAAATCACGCAACCTATCTAATGCCttagttttcttttcgtAAAACAGTTCATTAACCCTCTCTTCAACGttaaatttggaaatttcATTGCTTTCTTGTTGAATAACAGCTAGTCTTTGACGCAAAGCTGCCAATTCTTTAACTTTTTCGCTACGAAcatttctttcaattttggGTGGCGATTGTAATCTTGGCAAGTCTTCAACCTTGGTTTCCTTTTTGAACTCAGCAAAGTTCGTCATTTCCAGCATCAGTGCTTCCTTTTCTATATCATCCATCTTGGATCTTAACATCTTCAACCTCCTGTTTGGTGCAGGTACAGTTCCAAACCTTCGGGAATCTCTAGTTAGATCCTTTTCGGTTTGACGTAACCTATCTTGTAAGGCCTTTTGAATtgccattttcttttcgGGTTTCAGAGGAGAAGGcgttttattattaatccCATCGGGTGATACAGCATCATTACTGGCATCGTTAGGTTTAGAATTTAAAATCGTTAACATTTTCCGCAATTCCACTTCATGTTCATGCTTTTCTAAaagatgcttcttttttaaatcaTGCAAATCTGCTTTTAGTTGATCTGTAACACGATTACTCTTTTCCAAGATACGTTGTAATTGTTGTACCTCACCTTGCAATTGACCAACAAGACCATCTTGTGCTTGTGCGAGTTTGGTTTGGAGATGGTCTCGTTCCGCTTTCATTTCTTCGCACTTTTTGGTCAATTCACGAGATTCCAAGATTGCGCGACGTGCTACTTCATCAGTCTGCATAGCATCATACAACCTTTGTATTGCGCCATTGAAGCCCGATTCAGTAtcaattgatgaaaatgtaACATTGGAAACCAAAGCATCAAGTAATTTCAACTGTTTGCTACCTTCCGCAGGATCCGTGGATTCTGAAAACGCTTTGCTACTCCACAGAAATAAATGCTGCATTAAGGATAACAGATGTGCCTCTGACTCCGTGCCCTTATGCCTGGTCCAAAAGTTGTTCCATAGTGACTCAGGATCTTTCATATCTACAGATGAATCCACCGTGGAACTAGCCATAAGTGAATTGTAGTCATCCAAAGTCCTATCTTCAAACTTGCTCACTTCATTTTCTAATGCAGGATATTTTAGCAgttccatttttttaatcACTCTTGATAGACCATAGCTTTTCAAACGCGACCTCAACAGGTTCCTCTGGTGTAAATCGGGATGGCTGGAGCACAATAAGTTTATCAAAATCATAGAATACAATAGATACTCGAGTACAGTGTTTTCACCGTTCTTGTAGTCCTCAGAGGCACCAACAAGGGAGCCCATTCTGCCTCTACCATCTAACGTATATTCTAAAACATAAAGCCATTgttctatttttttggcaatAACATGTAAATCAGCTCTACCTGTTGGTAAGGACCTCCTTTTGTTAGTTTCGTGAAGCCTGCCACGTAGATGAATACTGGATGAATATTTTGACTCTTGATCCAAAGCATGCAATACAGGGAATATTGCATCGAAATCCGTATCTGCAGTCTTCAATTCATCGTCAGTTAGCATGTACAATAGGGTTTCTGTTGCAATCCTCCGTGTGGTTAACCTAATCGACAACAAACCCTCCACAACAGCGCTTATTACAAGTTTAGAACTCAATGCCGCTTGCATACCCTCACGCAAATTTGTCAAAACTCTTAAACATTTATAATATGCAGTTTCCTTTTCTAAGAGAT contains these protein-coding regions:
- the BNI1 gene encoding formin BNI1 (similar to Ashbya gossypii AFR669W), whose product is MKRSTHSNKSSKGQHSHFSNGHGGTNTPINGGGGGLFSNLMKLTGSSSALSQQRIATSDISSPKKVSIPSSLDLSTAKPLSKHSTLNTSSLSQYADEIAQSRTPSGPVSLGSPSKYSYSKRSSQWSGGNSNKQLLLLPQPQHSQHTLSRQPTNQSNNSDNSFSSVTLLQKITDSDGNLSLEKPKYPQEIEELYQELLQKRNILNSVSVHSHRELMGYDLDKKWLMVKQDLQAELKRMKNNVPQSTVADPLSNSVHLKSPRGSFSSSNMSARSISQNSAKQLAVSYDPSHLSPDHYVRKIISDRITAYELNDLWVSLRTESIDWVIGFIDAQGQVAIANRLIKFAQRESLESLLDSDLLEKETAYYKCLRVLTNLREGMQAALSSKLVISAVVEGLLSIRLTTRRIATETLLYMLTDDELKTADTDFDAIFPVLHALDQESKYSSSIHLRGRLHETNKRRSLPTGRADLHVIAKKIEQWLYVLEYTLDGRGRMGSLVGASEDYKNGENTVLEYLLYSMILINLLCSSHPDLHQRNLLRSRLKSYGLSRVIKKMELLKYPALENEVSKFEDRTLDDYNSLMASSTVDSSVDMKDPESLWNNFWTRHKGTESEAHLLSLMQHLFLWSSKAFSESTDPAEGSKQLKLLDALVSNVTFSSIDTESGFNGAIQRLYDAMQTDEVARRAILESRELTKKCEEMKAERDHLQTKLAQAQDGLVGQLQGEVQQLQRILEKSNRVTDQLKADLHDLKKKHLLEKHEHEVELRKMLTILNSKPNDASNDAVSPDGINNKTPSPLKPEKKMAIQKALQDRLRQTEKDLTRDSRRFGTVPAPNRRLKMLRSKMDDIEKEALMLEMTNFAEFKKETKVEDLPRLQSPPKIERNVRSEKVKELAALRQRLAVIQQESNEISKFNVEERVNELFYEKKTKALDRLRDLEEKYRSFGIDFNMESELLIETDREGDGDASVGEASNSTAPNSLDSCVLDPARLDAKIEEMTKILEELNRLKCQVDPTTANSGADISTSISTDDFNIDNTSLPSTVVEGSPSSYFKKASLSTFASSSFSTDAEDELSAETAEDSNKNNEDSVVGEHGVSPSGSVAMERSDSILTTSNTSFLESLSQKYGTGTNLQPAEDGAKRLSSSSAFRAGDSSQRNSGYHRKSFVNRMKKNSTPKSSSFVDEVSQKMTPVHVAQSPDSLQNTATSSSTPQSAKSEDAVGIGIFSKGTNTGMAVDTANDGQTPWIENGEDSISPMSPSKRNSKSKNVSKGVSKAPLPPPLPPMFVNNNNNNNNNNNNNNDNNNNNREGISLSTAPLPPAPALPANLFGNTSLPPTPTVQDDDHENESIPLAPPQPPVFRNISAETKPGAAPGGPPPPPPPPPPQLGRTKKYKGSSPSPLLPQSPSLFEKYPRPKKRLKQLHWEKIDDLDNSIWENARAEKFADDLYERGVLTELEKAFAAREIKSLISRKKDENKVTFLSRDISQQFGINLHMYSSLTVDQIVTKILKCDKDFLNTQSAIEFLSKHEIVEVSINMARCFAPYTTDWEGVSSVEEAKQPEKDPNELQRADQLYLDLIVNLQSYWNSRMRALKLITTYEKDYNDLIIKLRSLDKAVGAIQKSENLRNVFDVILAVGNYMNDSSKQAQGFKLSTLQRLTFIKDEKNSMTFLNYVEKIVRTNYPGFDVFLQELEPVLQVVKISIEQLANDCGEFCSTVTNVERSLEIGNLSDSSKFHPNDRVLAKVLPVLPEARKRANLLADEVQLSLMEFESLMRLFGEDSDDKFAKNSFFQKFADFILEYKRAQEFNKKMEEEERAYERRKIMIEEQQKRARKNIQIDTSFSRRGSSLSTSSISASGDDRDVMDRLLEKLKNAGPSKADPSSARKRALARKKLMDGKKSGSIILDGLDVEELANIQSDGLDDQSDSNPAILGSPTSTVGATADVEGLNPDHDLPSAPISAEKGSVSSALSHSSESPSKKILDEDAVTHRARNLLQELRSSDDHTEDRKSLLDEHKEKVRQRRNKKLIEESGGNNTSNEVMEAVRSTENHESTPNFKSVSPNNDIPITTPSAIHTLRTGSTPSTDETSEDDLNDKYVDADT